Below is a genomic region from Fusarium oxysporum Fo47 chromosome VIII, complete sequence.
CAAAGTGGGTATTGTCAAGATAAACTTTACTTACTGTTACTTTATGCCCCTGTTGGCGGAGACCAAGCGCAGCGGTTAAACCACCAATGCCTTATAATGTCAGCACTTTCGCAGGAGAACAACTCCAAGATTAATAGAATTACCTGCTCCAACAATGAGAATGTCTAAAGGTCTTGTTTCTGTGTCTTGAGTCATGATTGCAAGTGGATAATACGGTACAACAACTCAACAAGAGCGTACTCGGCAGATGTATATGACCAGGCGATGTAACTATTTCGTGCAGCTCTGAACTTAATAAACCCCAGACTCTACAAACCGTCTCATGATCAACCTTCCCCAGATTTACCCGTTTCCCCATCTCATCTCCTCCAAGTCCCCGATCTTACTTGCATCTGAGGGTTGCGCGCTCGGGACTCGGCCCCACGTAACCGAACGCCCCCCGTATCGGAACCCTCCACCTAACAAAGTTGGGGTCTCAACCGAAGGAACAATTCGGCGACAATCAAAAATATGGTGCAATTGAGGGGGAGTTATCCACTGAGAGAGAAGTGAAATACGGCCTGTCATACGATATTTTACAAGGGcttttttttgttttggtCTTAGCATAATTCAATTCTACTACTACACCAATCATCACAATGCCGAACCCTATCAAGGCGGATATTCATACTGTGGATGAGGAGTCGTTTCCTTACATTTTCGAACAGAATGCTACTGTTCCTCTCAAGGCGGGCGATGGTCTAGTGAGACTTAATGTCTATCGACCTAAGGGTGTTGACAAGGTTCCTGTTCTCGTCACATATGGCCCTTATGGAAAGGACATTTGGTATCAAGAGTGAGTTCTATTCTCTCTGCTCAGAAAATATCCACTAACATTGTTGCAGCTTCCATCCTAAGTCCTTCAGTGAGGTGAATCCTCAGCACAAGTCCCAGCACTCAGCATGGGAAACTCCAGACCCAGGCTTCTGGACCAAGCACGGCTATGCCGTTGTCCGTGCTGATGAGCGAGGTCTTGGCCAATCAACTGGCAAACTTGACACCATGTCAAGAGGCACCAGTGAGGCCTTCTTCGACGTGGTTGAGTGGGCCGCTGAGCAACCTTGGTCATCTGGCAAAGTCGGTCTTCTTGGTATTAGCTACTATGCCGGAAGTCAATGGCGAGTTGCTGCCCGCAAGCCAAAGGGTCTAAGTGCCATTGTCCCCTGGGAGGGTATGTCAGATTATTACCGTGATCGGTGCCGACACGGCGGTATCTTGTCAAATGCTTTTATCAAGTTTTGGTGGAACCGCCAAGTAATCACGAATCAGTACGGTCGACCTGGTCGAAATGCTAGGAACTGGGGTCCTGATACTATCGAGGGTGATCTACCcgaagaagaacttgaggcCAACAGACAAGATCAGACTATCGATAATCAAGTCAACCGCTTCCGAGATGAAGCCTACTACGCTTCCAAGGAGTACGACATGGGCGATATCGAAGTCCCTCTCCTATCAGTAGGCAACTGGGGCGGtattcttctccatctccgcGGCAACATCGAAGGATACATCCACGCTGGTTCAAAGTTCAAGTATCTTCGCCTCATCACCGGTCGCCATGATCTTCCCTTCTACTACGAGGAGGAGGTCGAAATTCAACGAAGCTTCCTCGATGCCTTCCTCAAGGGTGAGGACCGCGTTGGCTGGTCCCAAGAAGGCAAGGTCGCTCCAGTGAGCCTTGTTCTTCGAAAAGGCAACGTTGGCTTCAACGACgccgagaaggagaaggcttATCCTCGACGGGAAGAGAGCGAATGGCCTATTGCCCGGACTCAGTATAAGAAGCTCTTCCTTACACCCGAGCAAGGTCTAAGCTGGGATGAGCCCAAGACAGAGCGTAAGAAGATTACTTACAAGGCTCTCGGAACACTTGAGAAGCCTGAGGTGGTCCAGTTTTCAACTCCTGcttttgaggctgagacaGAGATCACGGGCCACGTTGTCGCTCATCTCAATGTCTCAGTCTCCCCTGACCCTTCCGGCCCTACGCCCAGTGACATTGATCTGTTTGTCACACTCCGCCACTTCGATCCTTCAGGACAAGAGGTCTTTTACACTGGCACAGCAGGTGATCCCGTCCCCCTAACGAAGGGCTGGCTTCGCGTGTCGCTGCGCAAGGTTGACCAAGAACACCCTAAGCACCGCGAGTGGCTTCCTCACAGAAATTACACAAGCAAGGATGTTCAGCCTGTGATACAAGGCGAGGTCTATGCCGTTGATATTGAGGTTTGGCCTACCAACGTTGTCGTGGACAAGGGTGGCAAATTGGTGTTTGAGGTGTCGTCCGGTGATACTCAGGGGTCAGGTATCTTCTTGCACAACGACCCAGTTGACAGGTAAGCATAAATATTTGAGATTTTGGTTCTCATTGCTAATTGGTTTTTAGATCACCTGAGGTCTTCCAAGGTTCGAACCATATCCACTTTGGACCTCGCCAACAAAACTATATTACTCTTCCGGTGATCCCCAACTAGGTATTTAAATAGCATATAGACAGCATAATAGACTGTTTGTTCTCGTCTTCAAATATATCAACTGTGAGACAGCGCAAAAGTCCAAATACATTCCTCCACAGCACGACACAGTATTATATATGCAGCATGGCCGCTTGCACCCCACTATATAAAACTAGTACCCATCGAATATTAAGCTCGTCCAAACACTGGTATGCCCTCCATTGACCACTACACAAAATACTAGAGCATATAGACAGCCACCATAGCAGCCGCCGCAGCCATTCCACCAATGCTTCCCTTCTTATTGATACTAGCTCCAGACACAGGGACCTGAGCCGTAGGAGTAGAAGCGGCACCCGAACCAGTAGGCGCAGCAGCTCCACTGCCTCCCTTGGTGTTTGATACAACCGTCAAAGGCTTCTCAGTGCACGAAGTAGTGGGGAGAGCCGAACGGGTGACGATATCAGGGGTCGTTACGGCCGAGGGACATGAGCTGCAGGTAATTGTTGTAGATGCAGAGTCAGCGGCGTGGACTCCTGATAGGACTGCATAGGCTGTTAGTTAAAGTATATGTATGCCTGTTGAAATGGATTATTTACCTGCAAGAGCAGCGATGATAGTAAACTTCATGGTTGCGTTTATGAATGAGTGAAAGTCAAAGAATGAATACTGGGCTTAGACAATCTGGCAACCAACAACTCAGCGGGGAATCCAAGCAAATAAAACACAAAAATGATTAATAAAAACAGGAATGTCTTTACACATCCAACCTTTGTTAATTTAA
It encodes:
- a CDS encoding Alpha/Beta hydrolase protein, which encodes MPNPIKADIHTVDEESFPYIFEQNATVPLKAGDGLVRLNVYRPKGVDKVPVLVTYGPYGKDIWYQDFHPKSFSEVNPQHKSQHSAWETPDPGFWTKHGYAVVRADERGLGQSTGKLDTMSRGTSEAFFDVVEWAAEQPWSSGKVGLLGISYYAGSQWRVAARKPKGLSAIVPWEGMSDYYRDRCRHGGILSNAFIKFWWNRQVITNQYGRPGRNARNWGPDTIEGDLPEEELEANRQDQTIDNQVNRFRDEAYYASKEYDMGDIEVPLLSVGNWGGILLHLRGNIEGYIHAGSKFKYLRLITGRHDLPFYYEEEVEIQRSFLDAFLKGEDRVGWSQEGKVAPVSLVLRKGNVGFNDAEKEKAYPRREESEWPIARTQYKKLFLTPEQGLSWDEPKTERKKITYKALGTLEKPEVVQFSTPAFEAETEITGHVVAHLNVSVSPDPSGPTPSDIDLFVTLRHFDPSGQEVFYTGTAGDPVPLTKGWLRVSLRKVDQEHPKHREWLPHRNYTSKDVQPVIQGEVYAVDIEVWPTNVVVDKGGKLVFEVSSGDTQGSGIFLHNDPVDRSPEVFQGSNHIHFGPRQQNYITLPVIPN